In Bacteroidota bacterium, a single window of DNA contains:
- a CDS encoding S46 family peptidase — MRKLIFLLTIVLQFFTVSADEGMWILSLLNKQEAAMKAKGLKLSVDDIYNVNKSSVKDAIVWFNGGCTGEIVSNEGLLLTNHHCGYDVIAGLSTPEDNILDNGYYAKTKADEKKPKSALSVSILQKIEDVTAAVLAELKDIKDESARAAKIDELSKKYKLEYGKDDPFLDVRLYEMFKGNQYFVFVYEKFTDVRFVGTPPQNVGKYGGDSDNWMWPRHTGDFSIFRIYANKENKPANYSPDNVPYKPKHYLPVSLKGVSEGDFAMIIGFPGRTNRYEFAEAVKLSLDQSNMSIVDMRNIRLTEWRKVMDKDVATRLKLSSRYASVANYWKYYIGQTEQLKKLKVYDEKKSEENLFQSWANNKTEYKDILSHIQSSVDAYRPYAKHLYYIAEGVFTPEIMAMARYIYAINNSYKEQDQTSLDKNINAFKTAIQNRDWNPLLWEADQRIFARIVYKYYTDIAKDQQPELMSKIAKKYKFDKDGEAGAYKFAQDFYKKSHLSTKEKAEKFAAKLSQKQLAKDNSFEFFNTFAELFNNTILPKYRIYLGSLNENGRTYIKGLMEMQTMQPVITNENGKATLITGDTYESMKAMETFTKKELYPDANSSIRLTYGTVKGYVPKDAVYYDYTTNMEGVLEKYVPGDIEFDLSPTFLKLAREKNYGQYADKNGKLKINFLTDNDITGGNSGSPMMNANGELIGLAFDGNWEAMSGDIYFDATYKRTIAVDIRYVLWCIDILGGAPHIVSEMTIVK; from the coding sequence ATGAGGAAGTTAATTTTTTTATTGACAATTGTTTTGCAGTTTTTCACTGTATCTGCAGACGAAGGAATGTGGATTTTGTCTTTGCTGAACAAGCAAGAGGCAGCCATGAAAGCCAAAGGATTGAAGTTGAGTGTCGATGACATTTACAATGTAAACAAATCTTCTGTGAAAGATGCTATTGTTTGGTTCAATGGCGGTTGTACCGGTGAAATTGTTTCAAATGAAGGGCTTCTTCTTACTAATCACCATTGTGGTTATGATGTGATTGCTGGACTTAGTACACCCGAAGACAATATTCTTGACAACGGCTATTATGCCAAAACCAAAGCTGATGAGAAAAAACCAAAATCTGCTCTTTCGGTTTCTATCCTTCAAAAGATTGAAGATGTAACTGCTGCTGTATTGGCAGAACTAAAAGATATCAAAGACGAGAGTGCTCGTGCAGCCAAAATTGATGAGTTAAGCAAAAAATACAAACTAGAATACGGAAAAGACGACCCATTTTTGGATGTAAGATTGTATGAAATGTTCAAAGGCAATCAGTATTTTGTTTTTGTATATGAAAAATTTACCGATGTAAGATTTGTAGGTACTCCTCCTCAGAACGTAGGCAAATACGGAGGCGATTCTGACAATTGGATGTGGCCCAGACACACCGGTGATTTTTCTATTTTTAGGATTTATGCCAACAAAGAAAACAAACCTGCCAATTATAGCCCCGACAATGTGCCGTATAAACCCAAGCATTATTTGCCGGTTTCTCTTAAAGGTGTTTCTGAAGGAGATTTTGCTATGATTATAGGTTTCCCGGGCAGGACCAACAGATATGAGTTTGCAGAAGCCGTAAAACTATCACTTGACCAATCTAATATGAGCATTGTGGATATGAGAAATATCCGTTTAACAGAATGGCGAAAAGTAATGGACAAGGATGTAGCTACCCGCCTGAAACTTTCTTCCCGTTATGCAAGTGTTGCCAATTATTGGAAATACTATATCGGGCAGACAGAACAATTGAAAAAGCTGAAAGTGTATGACGAAAAGAAATCAGAAGAAAATCTCTTCCAAAGTTGGGCTAATAACAAAACTGAGTACAAAGACATTTTGAGCCATATACAAAGCTCTGTGGATGCGTATCGCCCTTACGCCAAGCATTTGTACTACATTGCCGAAGGCGTCTTCACACCGGAAATTATGGCAATGGCGCGTTATATTTATGCCATCAACAATAGCTATAAAGAACAAGACCAGACAAGTCTTGATAAAAATATCAATGCGTTCAAAACTGCCATTCAAAATAGGGATTGGAACCCTTTGTTGTGGGAGGCAGATCAACGGATATTCGCCAGAATCGTTTACAAATATTATACTGACATCGCCAAAGACCAGCAACCGGAGTTGATGTCCAAAATTGCCAAGAAATACAAATTTGACAAGGATGGAGAAGCAGGAGCCTATAAGTTTGCGCAAGATTTTTACAAGAAAAGTCATCTAAGCACAAAAGAAAAAGCAGAGAAATTTGCAGCTAAATTAAGCCAGAAGCAATTAGCTAAGGATAACTCATTTGAGTTCTTTAATACGTTTGCAGAGCTATTTAATAATACTATTTTACCTAAGTACAGAATATACTTGGGCTCTTTGAATGAAAATGGCAGAACTTATATCAAAGGTCTGATGGAGATGCAAACCATGCAACCTGTAATTACGAACGAAAACGGCAAAGCAACCCTTATTACCGGAGACACCTATGAGTCTATGAAAGCAATGGAGACATTCACCAAAAAAGAATTATATCCTGACGCAAACTCATCTATCAGACTCACTTATGGAACAGTCAAAGGTTACGTGCCAAAAGATGCTGTTTATTATGATTATACTACCAATATGGAAGGTGTATTAGAAAAATACGTTCCGGGTGATATTGAATTCGATTTAAGCCCTACCTTCTTAAAGCTCGCAAGAGAGAAAAACTATGGACAATATGCCGACAAAAACGGTAAACTGAAAATAAACTTCCTTACCGACAATGACATTACCGGAGGAAATTCAGGCTCTCCTATGATGAACGCAAATGGAGAATTGATAGGACTTGCTTTTGACGGAAATTGGGAAGCGATGAGCGGGGACATCTATTTTGATGCCACCTACAAGCGCACCATTGCGGTTGATATTCGCTATGTGTTGTGGTGTATTGACATCTTGGGTGGCGCCCCTCATATTGTATCTGAAATGACTATTGTAAAATAG
- a CDS encoding PorT family protein, with protein MFKRVYILFVLMLGSNFMFAQEEDYFYVNPDEKESLDLGIRMGYAINGFYGDMYRKPLPLFAFTGGVYNRLPLNKSKSLTLYSEVSFSFKGAKFNESADSAIERIALIYFDFPIGLEYKFKEVKISEKESVKYRVFLGVQPSILARSSMFRNMDKESIAMIYGLPLHVMDYAAVAGMPVEFPVGYGKMGFSLYVKYGLRNINRDMEKYGNLGNFASGHKFSNWQVALNITF; from the coding sequence TTGTTTAAAAGAGTTTACATATTATTTGTTCTGATGCTTGGCTCAAACTTCATGTTTGCGCAAGAAGAAGATTATTTTTATGTCAATCCTGATGAGAAAGAATCCCTAGACCTTGGTATTCGGATGGGGTATGCCATCAATGGTTTTTATGGAGATATGTACCGAAAACCCTTGCCACTATTTGCTTTTACAGGAGGTGTTTATAATAGACTGCCTCTTAACAAATCAAAGAGTCTTACCTTATATAGCGAAGTAAGCTTTAGTTTTAAAGGAGCTAAGTTTAATGAGAGTGCCGACAGTGCAATCGAACGTATTGCCCTGATTTACTTTGATTTTCCGATAGGTTTGGAGTATAAGTTTAAGGAAGTCAAAATTTCAGAAAAGGAAAGTGTCAAATATCGTGTGTTCTTGGGAGTACAACCCTCCATATTAGCGCGTTCGTCCATGTTCAGAAATATGGATAAAGAAAGTATTGCTATGATATATGGGCTGCCCCTGCATGTTATGGATTATGCTGCGGTTGCAGGAATGCCGGTGGAGTTTCCCGTAGGATATGGCAAAATGGGTTTTTCATTGTATGTGAAATATGGATTGCGAAACATTAACCGAGACATGGAAAAATACGGAAATCTTGGTAACTTTGCGTCAGGACATAAATTTAGTAATTGGCAAGTTGCACTAAATATCACCTTTTAA
- a CDS encoding 2-oxoacid:ferredoxin oxidoreductase subunit beta produces the protein MEVDSSMTQVEQPVVYTAKDFESDQDIRWCPGCGDYAVLNAVKKVLPQLSKRKEDTVFISGIGCSSRFPYYVDTYGMHSIHGRAFAIATGLKITRPELDVWIITGDGDSLSIGGNHLIHLCRRNPNVNVLLFNNEIYGLTKGQHSPTSHSGLVTKSSPYGVIDTPFNPPALTLGAGASFVARTIDRFSAHLQATILEAAQFQGTSFVEIYQNCNIFNDGTFESFTDKELKDDNTIILERGKQLTFGKERNKAIVLNGHQPEIVGLSDVNSKNEWIHDPEDYFKATMLAQFTVMPDFPRPFGVFYAKNRLTYDEQFCVKSEQVSDNDIDKIIAGKFTWNVD, from the coding sequence ATGGAAGTTGATTCATCAATGACACAGGTTGAGCAACCTGTAGTATATACAGCTAAGGATTTTGAAAGTGACCAAGATATTCGCTGGTGTCCTGGTTGTGGAGATTATGCGGTGTTGAATGCTGTCAAAAAGGTATTACCACAACTTAGCAAAAGAAAAGAAGATACTGTTTTTATTTCCGGTATTGGTTGCTCTTCGCGTTTTCCTTATTACGTGGATACATACGGAATGCATTCCATTCATGGACGTGCCTTCGCGATTGCTACAGGGTTGAAAATAACCCGCCCTGAGTTGGATGTATGGATTATTACAGGAGATGGAGACAGTTTGTCTATTGGTGGAAATCATCTGATTCATTTGTGCAGGCGAAATCCCAACGTAAATGTACTCTTGTTTAATAATGAAATTTATGGATTAACTAAAGGACAACATTCACCCACTTCACATTCCGGGCTTGTTACTAAATCATCACCATACGGGGTAATAGACACACCATTCAACCCACCTGCATTAACTTTGGGTGCCGGTGCTTCGTTTGTGGCTAGAACTATTGACAGGTTTTCGGCTCATTTGCAGGCTACTATCTTGGAAGCTGCTCAGTTTCAGGGGACTTCTTTTGTGGAAATTTATCAAAACTGTAACATATTCAATGACGGTACCTTTGAGAGTTTTACAGATAAAGAATTAAAAGATGACAACACAATCATCTTAGAGAGAGGAAAACAACTCACTTTTGGTAAAGAAAGAAATAAAGCCATTGTATTAAATGGTCATCAACCTGAAATAGTGGGGTTAAGTGATGTAAATTCAAAGAATGAATGGATACACGACCCCGAGGATTATTTTAAAGCTACTATGCTGGCACAGTTCACAGTTATGCCTGATTTCCCAAGACCATTTGGAGTTTTCTACGCAAAAAATAGATTGACTTATGATGAACAGTTCTGTGTTAAATCTGAGCAGGTAAGTGATAACGATATAGATAAAATTATTGCTGGAAAATTTACTTGGAATGTAGATTGA
- a CDS encoding T9SS type A sorting domain-containing protein, with amino-acid sequence MTKNKSRPVAMLMAGLLWAGFAQAQESANSSGGDATGSGGTVAYSIGQVVYTTNTGSNGSVAQGVQHAYEIFTVGIKETELNISLSVFPNPTTDNLTLQISDYNNEKLSYQLFDIQGKQLSNGQIVAQQTQINMNSLPTATYFINVVNQENKKVQSFKIIKN; translated from the coding sequence ATGACAAAAAACAAATCAAGACCCGTAGCTATGTTAATGGCAGGACTGCTATGGGCAGGCTTTGCACAAGCTCAAGAGTCTGCCAATTCATCTGGTGGTGATGCCACGGGAAGCGGAGGAACTGTTGCTTACAGTATCGGACAGGTAGTTTACACAACCAACACTGGAAGTAATGGAAGTGTAGCACAGGGCGTGCAACATGCCTACGAAATTTTTACGGTAGGAATTAAAGAAACTGAATTGAATATCTCGCTTTCCGTTTTTCCAAACCCGACAACGGATAATTTAACCTTGCAAATAAGCGATTACAACAACGAGAAATTGTCTTACCAGCTATTTGATATACAAGGGAAACAGTTAAGCAACGGACAAATAGTAGCACAGCAAACTCAAATAAACATGAATAGTTTGCCAACAGCTACTTACTTTATAAACGTTGTAAACCAAGAAAATAAAAAAGTTCAATCATTTAAAATTATTAAAAACTAA
- a CDS encoding DUF2007 domain-containing protein: MKLQKNNVPLLVTLAVFNNSTEAYLVKSTLETQGIRCFLENESINMLYANALGGVVLKVANTDFDDAYVLLQELNRSKSQRTDLGLHEINSMFVCPACGQLNENNKSIIQKKSFWQKMLIGLGLKSHKIICDYCLASFDKSELIKK; encoded by the coding sequence ATGAAACTCCAAAAAAACAATGTACCTTTATTGGTTACGCTGGCTGTCTTTAACAATAGCACCGAAGCCTATTTGGTTAAATCAACACTCGAAACTCAAGGTATTCGCTGTTTCTTGGAGAATGAATCCATAAACATGCTTTATGCTAATGCATTGGGCGGTGTGGTGTTAAAGGTTGCTAATACTGATTTTGATGATGCTTATGTACTCCTGCAGGAATTGAATAGGAGCAAAAGCCAACGTACAGACTTAGGTCTTCATGAAATTAATTCCATGTTTGTTTGTCCTGCTTGTGGTCAGCTCAACGAGAATAATAAGAGCATTATACAAAAGAAATCATTTTGGCAAAAAATGCTTATAGGACTGGGACTCAAATCGCATAAAATCATTTGCGACTACTGCCTTGCAAGTTTTGACAAATCAGAACTCATTAAAAAGTAG
- a CDS encoding 1-acyl-sn-glycerol-3-phosphate acyltransferase: protein MTPTCKIIDVDKLIQEKNPTLLKVMPSFVINYLKKILHEDDINQFLLENKDKNPIEFSIAVMDKFNIQLEYEGLEHVPDKGGAIITMNHPWGGMDAMALVSVLREKRPDIKFIVNDVLMHLDNLAPIFVGVNKFDKTGSGSLKSVEETFAGENLLGIFPAGLVSRKISGEIKDLEWKKTFITRSIKYDKLIVPAYIDGKLSNFFYNLSNIRKKLGIKANIEMLYLVNEMYKQDSEKIKIKFGEPIHAGSFDKSKSHLEWAQEIKNKVYQLKDL from the coding sequence ATGACCCCAACCTGCAAAATAATAGACGTTGACAAATTGATTCAAGAGAAGAATCCAACACTCTTGAAAGTGATGCCTTCGTTTGTTATCAATTATCTTAAGAAGATTCTTCACGAGGATGATATCAATCAATTTCTTTTGGAAAACAAAGATAAAAATCCCATTGAGTTTAGCATAGCTGTCATGGACAAATTCAATATTCAATTAGAATACGAAGGTTTGGAACATGTTCCGGATAAAGGCGGAGCAATTATTACCATGAATCACCCGTGGGGTGGAATGGATGCGATGGCTTTGGTTTCCGTTTTACGCGAGAAAAGACCCGATATCAAATTTATTGTAAATGATGTACTGATGCATTTGGACAATTTGGCACCCATCTTTGTTGGGGTAAATAAATTTGATAAAACCGGAAGCGGTTCACTAAAGTCAGTTGAAGAAACCTTTGCAGGTGAAAACCTATTGGGAATTTTTCCGGCAGGCTTGGTAAGCAGAAAAATCAGTGGTGAAATCAAAGACTTGGAATGGAAAAAGACTTTTATCACCCGATCCATCAAATATGACAAACTCATTGTCCCTGCCTACATTGATGGCAAATTGAGTAACTTCTTTTACAATCTTTCCAACATACGCAAGAAACTTGGCATCAAAGCCAATATTGAGATGCTGTATTTAGTGAATGAGATGTACAAACAAGACAGTGAAAAAATAAAAATTAAATTTGGCGAGCCTATACATGCCGGTAGTTTTGACAAATCCAAAAGCCACTTGGAATGGGCGCAAGAAATTAAAAACAAAGTGTATCAACTAAAAGATTTATAA
- a CDS encoding DUF1566 domain-containing protein, which produces MKKIITICAVLLMTASLWAQSPEKMSYQAVVRDGNNALVTSTAVGMQISILQGSSSGTAVYVETQTPTSNINGLVSLEIGSGTVVSGDFTTINWANGPYFIKTETDPTGGTNYTITGTSQLLSVPYALHAKTAETITGTITETDPIFGASVASGITGTDTTYWNNKQDQLVAGTNITIVGNTISATGGGSTNNFHLGQDTLGGIVFYIYIGSDGNQHGLIVNKNESTAQWQSSSTTTNATRSWDGVYNTGLMTASPAANYVNGLTDGGFTDWYLPSIDELSLLWYNRFHANKGLNDVGATLLSNTAYYWSSTEDVATYAFYFTFYYGRAGGLNKADTYSVRAVRAF; this is translated from the coding sequence ATGAAAAAGATAATTACAATATGTGCAGTATTATTAATGACTGCAAGTTTATGGGCACAGAGCCCCGAAAAAATGAGCTACCAAGCCGTTGTGCGTGACGGAAATAATGCACTAGTTACCTCTACTGCCGTAGGAATGCAGATAAGCATACTACAAGGTTCTTCAAGTGGAACAGCAGTTTATGTAGAAACCCAAACACCTACTTCCAACATTAATGGTTTAGTAAGTTTAGAAATTGGTTCAGGAACAGTTGTAAGTGGAGACTTTACCACTATCAATTGGGCAAATGGACCTTATTTTATTAAAACTGAAACAGATCCAACAGGCGGTACAAATTACACCATTACCGGCACCAGCCAACTGCTTAGTGTACCGTATGCTTTGCATGCAAAAACGGCTGAAACAATAACAGGTACAATAACCGAAACTGACCCTATTTTTGGTGCATCAGTAGCAAGTGGCATTACTGGAACTGACACTACTTATTGGAACAACAAACAAGACCAATTAGTTGCGGGCACTAACATTACCATAGTTGGTAATACCATAAGTGCCACAGGTGGGGGCTCTACAAACAATTTTCACCTAGGACAAGATACTCTAGGAGGTATTGTATTTTACATTTATATAGGTAGCGATGGCAACCAACACGGGCTTATTGTTAATAAAAATGAAAGCACAGCACAATGGCAAAGTAGTTCTACTACTACTAATGCTACACGCAGTTGGGACGGTGTTTATAACACTGGATTAATGACAGCAAGCCCTGCTGCTAATTATGTAAATGGATTGACTGATGGTGGCTTTACAGACTGGTATTTACCTTCAATTGACGAGTTAAGCTTATTATGGTACAATCGTTTTCACGCCAATAAAGGTTTAAATGACGTAGGTGCAACCCTGCTTTCAAATACTGCCTACTATTGGAGTAGTACGGAGGACGTTGCAACCTACGCATTCTACTTCACCTTCTACTACGGCCGCGCAGGTGGCCTCAATAAGGCAGATACTTATAGTGTGCGTGCCGTTCGGGCTTTTTAA
- the hscA gene encoding Fe-S protein assembly chaperone HscA translates to MSRISINVKEGTLKKPEYIVGIDLGTTNSLVSVCNTENGAPKALSDNQHTIVPSVVYFDENNHAVVGDKAKEMLELFPERTIYSVKRLLGRSYKDVESKSDFFHYRIIDEENDELVKINIGDKFYNPIELSALILKELKDRASQVLKGEVNKAVITVPAYFNDAQRQATRDAGKMAGLDVLRIINEPTAASLAYGIGLDKEHNKTIAVYDLGGGTFDISILRIENGVFEVLATNGNTFLGGDDFDHAIVNHWIAQTGLSLDLLKTDKKSAQKFRITAEQAKVALSTQDSWTTEIACKVFSGVLSLTKTELNQLIQPFIDHTIESCKQALSDASITKAGIDEVVMVGGSTRVPAVCEAVKIFFEKETLNDKLNPDEVVSLGAAVEADVLAGNRKDVLLLDVTPLSLGIETLGGLMDFLISRNSKIPCKAGRQYTTSRDGQTGIIINVYQGERELVEDNRKLGQFELKGIPPMQAGLPKVEITFLLDADGILTVDAAELRSGVKQEIKIKPAYGLTDEQVETMLLDSIKHAKSDMEARMVQEAITDSQQLIVTTERFIDKNKDWLTVQEVEGTRMRIEQLRKALQEKNKDTILAYKDALNEFSKPYAERLMDKAVQKSLRGNKIV, encoded by the coding sequence ATGTCAAGAATTAGTATCAACGTAAAAGAAGGCACGCTCAAGAAGCCTGAGTATATAGTGGGAATTGACCTTGGGACTACCAATAGTCTTGTATCTGTATGTAATACCGAAAACGGAGCGCCTAAAGCATTGTCTGACAATCAGCATACTATTGTTCCTTCGGTGGTTTATTTTGACGAAAATAATCATGCTGTGGTGGGCGATAAGGCAAAAGAAATGCTGGAGCTATTTCCGGAACGCACTATATATTCTGTCAAAAGATTGCTGGGACGCTCATACAAAGATGTTGAATCCAAATCTGACTTTTTTCATTACAGAATTATTGATGAAGAAAACGATGAATTGGTCAAAATTAATATTGGAGATAAATTTTACAATCCGATTGAATTGTCTGCCTTGATTTTGAAGGAATTGAAAGACAGAGCATCACAAGTATTGAAAGGAGAAGTAAACAAAGCTGTTATCACGGTTCCGGCTTATTTTAATGATGCACAAAGACAAGCAACTCGCGATGCCGGCAAAATGGCCGGATTGGATGTATTGCGCATCATCAATGAACCTACGGCAGCCAGTCTTGCTTATGGGATTGGTTTGGACAAAGAACACAATAAAACCATAGCAGTATATGATTTGGGAGGAGGAACTTTTGATATATCAATACTGAGAATTGAAAATGGAGTTTTTGAAGTACTTGCCACCAATGGTAACACTTTTCTTGGTGGAGATGATTTTGATCATGCTATCGTAAATCATTGGATTGCACAAACTGGACTTAGTCTTGATTTACTTAAAACAGACAAAAAGAGTGCACAGAAGTTCAGGATAACTGCTGAACAAGCAAAAGTTGCGCTATCAACTCAAGACAGTTGGACAACTGAAATTGCTTGTAAAGTTTTTTCCGGTGTTTTGTCTTTGACCAAAACCGAATTGAATCAGCTTATTCAACCATTTATTGACCATACCATAGAATCATGCAAACAAGCTTTATCAGATGCCTCGATAACAAAAGCAGGTATTGATGAAGTGGTTATGGTGGGAGGCTCTACGAGAGTGCCGGCTGTTTGCGAAGCTGTTAAAATATTTTTTGAAAAAGAAACACTCAATGATAAGCTCAATCCTGATGAAGTGGTATCGTTGGGGGCTGCTGTGGAAGCAGATGTGCTTGCCGGAAATAGGAAAGATGTCTTATTGTTGGATGTTACTCCCTTGTCATTGGGAATAGAAACATTGGGCGGGTTAATGGATTTTTTAATCAGTAGAAATTCTAAAATCCCTTGCAAAGCCGGTCGCCAATACACCACCTCCAGAGACGGACAGACCGGTATCATCATCAATGTGTATCAAGGAGAAAGGGAGTTGGTGGAAGACAATAGAAAACTTGGACAATTTGAACTCAAAGGGATTCCACCCATGCAGGCAGGGTTGCCCAAAGTCGAGATTACTTTTTTGTTGGATGCTGACGGTATTCTCACAGTGGATGCCGCTGAATTGCGATCAGGAGTAAAACAAGAAATAAAAATTAAACCTGCATACGGACTGACAGATGAACAAGTAGAGACGATGTTATTGGACTCTATCAAACATGCAAAGAGCGACATGGAAGCGCGAATGGTGCAAGAGGCTATCACCGATTCACAACAATTAATTGTAACCACAGAGCGTTTTATAGACAAAAATAAAGATTGGTTGACGGTGCAAGAGGTCGAAGGAACACGAATGCGTATTGAACAATTAAGGAAAGCCTTGCAGGAGAAAAATAAAGATACTATACTTGCATATAAAGACGCCCTTAATGAGTTTTCTAAACCTTATGCAGAAAGACTTATGGACAAAGCTGTACAGAAATCTTTGAGAGGAAATAAAATTGTTTAA
- a CDS encoding four helix bundle protein — protein sequence MALYYDLPVFKDVYKLVLKVFEYTKDFPREYKHTLGQDMKRDAIQLVRSIYRANKAKEKQVYLEAFLDDFELLKFEIRLSVDMKILAIKKQAELSGLMDSIGKQITGWRNANR from the coding sequence TTGGCACTTTACTACGATTTACCGGTTTTTAAGGATGTATATAAACTTGTATTGAAGGTTTTTGAATATACCAAAGATTTTCCGCGAGAGTATAAACATACCCTCGGGCAAGACATGAAGCGTGATGCCATACAACTTGTAAGGAGTATTTACAGAGCCAATAAAGCAAAAGAAAAACAGGTGTATCTCGAAGCATTTTTAGACGATTTTGAATTACTAAAATTCGAGATACGCCTTAGCGTGGATATGAAAATATTGGCAATAAAAAAGCAAGCCGAGCTATCGGGATTAATGGATAGCATAGGCAAACAAATTACCGGTTGGCGAAATGCTAATCGGTAA
- a CDS encoding GNAT family N-acetyltransferase, with amino-acid sequence MPTKEAIIAPIDRSLIKSELTPERFGKKTRKGNNEIYIINQHNSPNIMLEIGRLRELSFRHSGGGTGKSVDIDEYDKIEHCYHQLIVWSPEDEEIVGGMRFMICKDIIPQDKGAFIPMSTSHYFSYSQKFIDEYLPYTIELGRSWVQPQYQPSVNPRKGIFSLDNIWDGLGHLVIANPNIKYFFGKVTMYPDFDRESRDFLLYFIKKYFPDTDNLVTSKYPITHQNDTNKFMKLLDGLDFNEGYKVLNTFVREKGENIPPLMNVYMHLSPTMKSFGTALNPDFGGVEETGIIVTIADIYPEKKERHLN; translated from the coding sequence ATGCCTACGAAAGAAGCCATCATAGCTCCTATTGACAGGAGTTTAATCAAAAGTGAATTAACGCCCGAAAGATTCGGGAAAAAGACACGCAAAGGAAATAATGAGATTTACATTATTAACCAACACAATTCACCCAATATCATGCTCGAGATTGGCAGATTGCGCGAATTATCTTTCAGACACTCTGGCGGAGGAACCGGCAAGTCTGTTGATATTGACGAATACGACAAAATCGAACATTGTTATCATCAACTTATTGTTTGGTCGCCTGAAGATGAGGAGATTGTAGGTGGAATGAGATTTATGATTTGCAAGGATATTATTCCACAGGATAAAGGAGCCTTTATCCCGATGTCCACTTCACATTATTTCAGCTATTCCCAAAAATTTATTGATGAATACCTTCCATATACAATTGAGTTAGGCAGAAGCTGGGTGCAACCACAGTATCAACCTTCTGTCAACCCGCGCAAAGGCATTTTTTCATTAGATAATATATGGGACGGATTGGGGCACCTGGTGATTGCCAATCCGAACATCAAGTATTTTTTTGGCAAAGTTACTATGTATCCGGATTTTGACAGAGAATCCAGAGATTTCTTACTCTATTTTATTAAAAAATACTTTCCGGACACTGACAATTTAGTTACGTCCAAATATCCCATTACACACCAAAATGACACAAACAAGTTTATGAAATTATTGGATGGCTTGGATTTTAATGAAGGCTATAAAGTTCTCAATACTTTTGTTCGTGAAAAGGGTGAAAACATTCCTCCATTAATGAATGTTTACATGCATTTGTCTCCAACCATGAAATCTTTTGGCACTGCGCTCAACCCTGACTTCGGAGGTGTGGAAGAAACCGGTATCATTGTTACCATCGCTGATATTTATCCTGAAAAGAAAGAGCGACATTTGAATTAA